The proteins below come from a single Halobacillus salinarum genomic window:
- a CDS encoding TetR/AcrR family transcriptional regulator: MAVKLMDMENKRRDVLMNAALKEFAEKGFDKASTNVIAKESGISKALMFHYVSSKKELFLFLYEHCTNMIHEEYLAYMNFNEKDIFERLQQSYALQIELLKKHPWIFEFIQMTAAAEAEEINEAMEQKAAKIQTLCQETMFEVVDETKFRDGMNIERCKQIIYWANIGFTNQLLNEMRNTEASDLDYDKVQEELDGFLNELRKSFYK; encoded by the coding sequence TTGGCTGTAAAACTAATGGATATGGAAAACAAACGAAGAGACGTACTAATGAATGCGGCACTAAAGGAATTTGCCGAAAAGGGCTTTGATAAAGCCTCGACAAATGTGATCGCCAAAGAGTCGGGAATTTCAAAAGCGTTAATGTTCCACTATGTCAGTAGTAAAAAGGAGCTGTTTTTATTTCTCTATGAACATTGCACGAACATGATTCATGAAGAGTATTTGGCTTATATGAATTTTAACGAGAAAGATATTTTTGAGAGGCTGCAGCAATCCTATGCTCTTCAGATTGAATTATTGAAAAAGCACCCTTGGATTTTTGAATTTATCCAGATGACGGCCGCCGCCGAAGCAGAGGAAATCAATGAAGCAATGGAACAAAAGGCCGCAAAGATCCAGACTTTATGCCAGGAGACTATGTTTGAGGTCGTAGATGAAACGAAATTCAGAGACGGGATGAACATTGAAAGGTGCAAGCAAATCATTTACTGGGCGAATATTGGTTTTACTAACCAGTTACTGAATGAGATGAGAAATACGGAAGCTTCGGATTTAGATTATGACAAGGTTCAGGAGGAACTTGATGGGTTCCTGAATGAACTCAGAAAAAGTTTCTATAAGTAG
- a CDS encoding alpha/beta fold hydrolase, which yields MKEETIKKRQSKSLESHLPLGSFYKVEGRRMFLHRSGTAGISVVFLPAAGMVGLDYLNIHTKISQRTTSVIYDRAGTGWSDDTQLPRSAYEITEELRSLLQTAEIPPPYLFVGHSLGGLYACHYAQRFPEETAGMLLLEPPHEDFVNQTPKLKKRYLPEQGFTLLRTLLSYKRVFRRLFNHMFTEWPASIREPLIDYHLRSLPKTMTERKNLNDRLYEEVSRGGSIPDVPLIVFSTMGIDPFMPPLTSKSFLRETMEPFNQIKDNVYTKLAGSVPRGEHRKLKNAGHTTIHTDAPDEVIEAVGELLDRMENERNG from the coding sequence ATGAAAGAAGAAACAATAAAGAAACGGCAGAGTAAATCCTTAGAAAGTCATCTCCCGCTTGGAAGTTTCTATAAGGTGGAAGGACGACGTATGTTCCTTCATCGTTCTGGCACAGCGGGTATTTCCGTAGTCTTTTTACCTGCTGCGGGCATGGTCGGGCTCGATTATCTAAATATCCACACAAAGATCAGCCAGCGGACGACTTCAGTGATCTATGATCGAGCTGGCACGGGATGGAGTGATGATACACAACTGCCACGAAGTGCATACGAAATCACTGAAGAATTGCGCAGCCTTCTTCAGACGGCAGAGATCCCACCCCCTTATTTGTTCGTCGGCCACTCGCTGGGTGGATTATACGCGTGCCATTACGCCCAGCGCTTTCCTGAGGAGACAGCAGGCATGCTTCTCCTCGAGCCGCCTCATGAAGATTTTGTCAATCAAACTCCTAAGTTAAAAAAACGCTACCTTCCTGAGCAAGGTTTTACATTGCTCCGGACGCTTCTCTCCTACAAACGAGTCTTCCGTCGGTTATTTAATCACATGTTTACAGAGTGGCCAGCTTCGATCCGTGAGCCATTGATTGACTATCATCTTCGTTCATTACCAAAAACCATGACGGAAAGAAAAAATTTGAATGACCGCCTCTATGAAGAAGTAAGCAGAGGAGGGAGCATTCCAGATGTTCCTTTGATCGTGTTTTCAACGATGGGAATCGATCCATTCATGCCTCCGCTTACCAGTAAATCTTTTCTTCGTGAAACTATGGAGCCCTTCAATCAAATTAAGGATAACGTCTACACGAAATTAGCAGGTTCAGTACCGAGGGGAGAGCATCGAAAGCTTAAGAATGCCGGACATACAACGATTCATACCGATGCTCCAGACGAAGTGATCGAGGCAGTGGGGGAATTGCTTGATCGTATGGAGAACGAAAGGAATGGATAA
- a CDS encoding VOC family protein, which produces MKVKRIVANIETQDISKARAFYQDILGLETLMDLGFIATYGTEEKMTTQISFLSEGGSGTPVPDLSIEVDDLEEVLARIKEAGIAIEYGPAEEPWGVRRFFVRDPFGKLVNILAHL; this is translated from the coding sequence ATGAAAGTAAAGCGGATTGTTGCCAATATTGAAACGCAAGACATTTCTAAAGCCCGTGCTTTTTATCAGGACATATTAGGACTTGAGACGTTAATGGATCTTGGATTTATTGCCACGTACGGCACGGAGGAGAAGATGACTACCCAAATCAGTTTTCTTTCAGAGGGAGGTTCCGGCACACCGGTCCCTGATTTGTCCATTGAAGTGGATGATCTTGAGGAGGTACTCGCGAGGATTAAAGAGGCAGGCATTGCTATTGAGTATGGACCGGCAGAGGAGCCGTGGGGTGTGCGGCGGTTTTTCGTAAGAGATCCATTTGGAAAACTCGTAAATATTTTGGCTCATTTATAA
- a CDS encoding short-chain fatty acid transporter has product MLKRTIHLSNKIMQRYLPDPFLFVILLTFVVFGLGLIFTSSSPVHMVQYWGEGFWNLLTFSMQMVLVLVTGFVLASSPIFKKGLGRLASFARNPGQAVVYVTFISLLASWINWGFGLVIGALFARELAKQVKNVDYRLLIASAYAGFIVWHGGLAGSIPLTIATPGHFSEDSIGLIPTSQTIFSGFNLGIVAAIFIVLPILTRQMLPGKKDRVTIDPALLEDESSTGAAALEEEAVTPAVRMENSRILSGITALLGISFLIYYFMTTGFKLNLNIVNFAFLFLGILFHGTPRNFLNSVTDAVKGASGIIIQFPFYAGIMGMMVSSGLAAMMSEGFASISTDFTFPFFAFLSAGIVNFFVPSGGGQWAVQAPVMIEAAQQLGVSIPKTAMAVAWGDAWTNLIQPFWALPALAIAGLKAKDIMGFCLIVLFVSGVIISLGLLFL; this is encoded by the coding sequence ATGTTAAAACGCACCATTCATTTATCAAACAAAATCATGCAGCGTTACTTACCCGATCCATTCTTATTCGTTATTCTTTTGACCTTTGTTGTATTCGGTCTCGGGTTGATTTTCACAAGCAGTTCCCCGGTACATATGGTTCAATATTGGGGGGAAGGCTTTTGGAATCTGTTGACTTTCTCTATGCAGATGGTTCTTGTGCTCGTCACCGGCTTTGTCCTGGCCAGCAGCCCGATCTTTAAAAAAGGGCTGGGCCGTTTAGCTTCTTTTGCCCGTAACCCAGGGCAGGCTGTCGTTTATGTGACGTTCATTTCTTTACTGGCAAGCTGGATTAACTGGGGATTCGGTCTTGTCATCGGGGCTCTCTTTGCCCGGGAGCTTGCTAAGCAAGTAAAAAACGTCGATTACAGGCTCTTAATTGCAAGCGCTTACGCAGGATTTATTGTTTGGCACGGCGGGTTAGCCGGCTCGATACCGCTGACAATCGCCACACCTGGTCACTTTTCTGAGGATTCGATCGGCCTCATTCCGACTTCGCAAACCATTTTTTCAGGCTTTAACCTCGGCATTGTGGCAGCGATTTTTATCGTGCTGCCTATCTTAACCCGGCAGATGCTACCTGGAAAAAAAGATCGAGTCACCATTGATCCCGCTTTACTGGAAGATGAGTCGTCGACGGGAGCAGCCGCGCTTGAAGAAGAAGCTGTGACTCCGGCTGTACGTATGGAAAACAGCCGAATTTTATCAGGAATTACAGCCTTATTAGGGATTTCGTTTCTCATCTATTATTTCATGACCACGGGATTTAAATTGAACTTGAATATCGTCAATTTCGCTTTTCTATTTCTCGGCATTCTTTTTCACGGAACCCCAAGGAATTTCCTGAATTCTGTGACGGACGCGGTCAAAGGGGCGAGCGGGATTATTATTCAATTTCCTTTCTATGCAGGGATTATGGGAATGATGGTTTCTTCCGGTCTCGCTGCGATGATGTCAGAAGGGTTTGCGTCGATTTCCACCGATTTCACTTTTCCATTCTTTGCTTTTCTCAGCGCTGGAATCGTAAACTTTTTTGTACCCTCCGGCGGGGGACAGTGGGCGGTCCAGGCACCGGTCATGATTGAGGCGGCGCAGCAGTTAGGCGTCTCGATACCGAAAACCGCCATGGCTGTCGCCTGGGGAGATGCGTGGACGAACTTAATCCAGCCTTTTTGGGCCCTTCCTGCACTTGCGATCGCAGGATTAAAGGCCAAAGACATTATGGGCTTCTGTTTAATTGTTCTTTTTGTAAGCGGTGTCATCATCTCGCTTGGCTTGCTGTTTTTATAA